In Raphanus sativus cultivar WK10039 chromosome 5, ASM80110v3, whole genome shotgun sequence, the following proteins share a genomic window:
- the LOC130494937 gene encoding uncharacterized protein LOC130494937, which yields MSNLTKLEINALDITGNNYMTWAVGARMHLRGSGLLEIIDNTKTVSDEKKAKAMIFLRHHIHDGLKDEYITKEDPGDLWQSLKERFDHQKYVILPKAKHEWIHLRFQDYKSVSEFNSAMFGITSRMMLCGEKISDYDMIEKNKEVDIEYVRSCDNPADLFTKALPTTTFRKHVNGIGMRRLRDL from the coding sequence ATGTCGAATTTGACAAAGCTCGAAATTAATGCCCTGGATATTACGGGAAATAATTATATGACCTGGGCAGTAGGTGCAAGAATGCACCTAAGAGGTAGCGGGCTTTTGGAAATCATCGATAATACTAAAACGGTGTCGGATGAGAAAAAGGCTAAAGCCATGATATTTTTACGACACCACATACATGATGGTTTAAAAGATGAATATATTACGAAAGAGGATCCTGGAGACCTCTGGCAATCTCTTAAAGAGAGGTTTGATCACCAGAAGTATGTGATCTTACCAAAAGCCAAACACGAGTGGATCCATCTCCGGTTCCAGGACTACAAAAGTGTAAGTGAGTTTAATTCCGCTATGTTCGGAATTACTTCAAGGATGATGTTATGTGGAGAGAAAATAAGTGATTATGATATGatcgagaaaaataaagaagtggaCATCGAATATGTACGGTCATGCGACAATCCGGCCGACTTGTTCACCAAAGCTCTTCCGACTACAACATTCCGAAAGCACGTTAATGGTATCGGGATGCGGCGTTTGCGTGACCTATGA
- the LOC108858519 gene encoding uncharacterized protein LOC108858519 — MSIVNFWSAAFRLPSKCMKEVEQLCAAFLWTGPVLRPTGAKVAWSEVCKQKEEGGLGIRALKEVNLVCGLKLVWRLLMGKSLWSKWMKSNLMKKKSFWEVNVKTQTGSWMWRKMLKLREIAKRGFIDLGIRKEATVEEAVFKPRRRRWHRIEILNGIEEKLCYMKENLNVEMEDESLWRRESGIKTLSRLKKLGSLLGEKRKGIDEGCVLCKNARENRNHLFFECSYSAQIWRSLAMGIMGSSFTSSWSDLMQLIAEGRRMDRKRLFCLRYAFQAVMYGV, encoded by the exons ATGAGCATAGTCAACTTCTGGTCTGCAGCTTTTCGTTTGCCAAGTAAATGTATGAAGGAAGTGGAACAGTTATGTGCAGCTTTTCTTTGGACTGGTCCGGTTCTCAGACCAACTGGTGCGAAAGTTGCATGGAGTGAAGTATGCAAACAGAAAGAAGAAGGGGGCTTGGGAATTCGAGCTCTTAAAGAAGTTAACTTGGTCTGTGGGCTGAAGTTGGTATGGAGATTACTAATGGGGAAGTCTTTATGGAGTAAATGGATGAAGTCTAatctgatgaagaagaaaagctTCTGGGAAGTTAATGTGAAGACTCAAACTGGTTCCTGGATGTGGAGAAAGATGCTCAAACTTAGGGAGATAGCAAAAAG AGGGTTCATAGATTTGGGTATACGAAAAGAAGCTACGGTAGAAGAAGCAGTATTCAAACCTCGTAGACGAAGATGGCATCGAATTGAGATTTTGAATGGTATTGAAGAGAAGCTGTGTTATATGAAAGAGAACTTGAATGTAGAAATGGAAGATGAGAGTTTGTGGAGAAGAGAATCGGGTATAAAAACTCTTTCTCGACTGAAGAAACTTGGAAGCTTACTCGGGGAGAAAAGGAAAG GAATTGATGAAGGTTGTGTGCTTTGTAAGAATGCGAGAGAAAACAGAAATCATCTGTTCTTCGAGTGTTCTTACTCTGCTCAAATTTGGAGAAGTCTTGCAATGGGGATTATGGGAAGTTCTTTTACGAGTTCATGGTCTGATCTTATGCAGTTGATAGCGGAAGGTAGACGTATGGATCGTAAGAGGCTATTTTGTCTTCGCTATGCTTTTCAAGCAGTGATGTATGGAGTTTGA
- the LOC108856947 gene encoding uncharacterized protein LOC108856947, whose amino-acid sequence MGREKSPGLKILWVWTIGTAAILVASVVRTRMHDMETMMNQEQSPKQNQNITATHPVLTDETVLPESDREIAKELK is encoded by the exons ATGGGAAGAGAAAAGAGTCCTGGCTTGAAAATCCTCTGGGTCTGGACTATCGGCACTGCTGCTA TATTGGTGGCGAGTGTTGTCCGGACAAGAATGCATGACATGGAGACTATGATGAACCAGGAACAATCGCCCAAACAAAACCAGAACATAACTGCTACTCATCCCGTCTTAACCGATGAAACCGTTTTGCCTGAGTCTGATCGAGAGATTGCCAAAGAGCTCAAGTGA
- the LOC108839050 gene encoding uncharacterized protein At3g43530-like — protein MPDEPNLKLQGMWMLLLRTICTPEDDVAWFAVNGVPIRYSMREHALISGLDCREYPRNYEKLGSHKFVDYYFHDVTKITISDVEQKMLSMAPCPDRLKMTVLYFLGRVIRGKPNDTRPLDSFILRIVEDLDACISFPWGRLTFEDAIKEIKHVMNHLKGEVNETCGFPGFIIPLEVLAFECIPALGKKFRITPENPSEDCPRMCKSRFIKTSLRGYPLEDIYDALGETKDINSVLVPILGEEIMLARIIDEERDYDRQGSQSDTWNYWLNVKQKTIWWEELYELDQAARVFPKKKDKAKVELAEGSSSQTDLDSILKGLEGRLVEFMGTAFASLNFTVEAKLESIDSRMSKMEERLTSIESKLSEEKNHGEDMDFRQWDHGNYGDYGTTAKDKGDKEEAGKSGEGEEEAEKSEGEGNKDKENSEADEENGDEQEQVLNRMKDDELWRSLMEDREEVGGKVMEDQEEVETSEEVIENSQEEPMVEAEISEPRVAAEISEARVAAEINEPRVAAEISEARVAAEISEPRVAAEISEARVESPIKEPHFGSPIKQPHFESPIKELRVEAHQTPTTPSGGRTKAMAARRVVNSPITTWAAVMEARKAVEAEEKTSEKIVEEETEEAEKVVEEETEEQTGEVEEQTREIEEYTEEEKQRWVMVACNACEDGTNEERTDGNKEARRPGIRHRCKEKTIAYGKEKKTEPSKWEEKD, from the exons ATGCCAGATGAACCAAACCTGAAGCTCCAAGGGATGTGGATGCTACTCCTGCGCACAATTTGTACTCCAGAAGATGATGTTGCATGGTTTGCGGTTAATGGTGTACCCATCCGCTATTCTATGAGGGAGCATGCCCTCATCTCTGGCTTAGACTGCAGGGAGTATCCGAGGAACTATGAGAAGCTCGGGAGTCATAAGTTTGTGGATTATTACTTCCATGACGTAACTAAGATCACCATCAGTGATGTGGAGCAGAAGATGTTGTCTATGGCGCCGTGTCCAGATAGATTGAAGATGACAGTCTTGTATTTCCTTGGTCGGGTTATCAGAGGGAAGCCAAACGATACAAGACCTTTAGACTCCTTCATATTAAGGATAGTGGAGGATTTGGACGCTTGCATATCATTTCCATGGGGCCGTCTTACATTTGAGGATGCAATAAAGGAGATTAAGCATGTGATGAACCATCTGAAAGGTGAAGTGAATGAGACATGCGGCTTTCCTGGTTTCATAATCCCTTTAGAG GTTCTTGCTTTCGAGTGTATTCCTGCTCTTGGGAAAAAGTTCAGAATCACTCCAGAGAACCCTAGTGAAGACTGTCCAAGGATGTGCAAGAGCCGGTTTATAAAAACCAGTCTGAGGGGTTATCCTTTGGAAGACATATATGATGCGCTTGGAGAAACAAAG gatattaataGTGTGCTGGTTCCAATTTTGGGTGAGGAAATTATGCTGGCTCGTATCATTGATGAGGAGCGAGACTATGACCGTCAAGGCAGCCAAAGTGATACATGGAACTACTGGTTAAATGTGAAGCAGAAGACTATTTGGTGGGAAGAGTTGTATGAGTTAGATCAAGCTGCACGAGTGtttccaaaaaagaaagacaaagcAAAGGTGGAGTTGGCAGAAGGATCATCCTCTCAAACCGATTTAGATTCGATCTTGAAAGGTCTGGAAGGGAGGCTAGTGGAGTTCATGGGAACAGCATTTGCCAGTCTTAACTTTACGGTGGAGGCAAAGCTGGAGTCCATTGACTCGAGGATGAGTAAAATGGAAGAAAGGCTAACTTCTATTGAGAGTAAGCTAAGTGAAGAGAAGAATCATGGTGAAGACATGGATTTTCGACAGTGGGATCATGGGAATTATGGGGATTATGGCACAACAGCGAAGGATAAGGGAGACAAGGAAGAAGCTGGGAAAAGCGGTGAgggtgaagaagaagctgaaaaaAGCGAGGGTGAGGGTAATAAAGACAAGGAAAACAGTGAGGCTGATGAGGAAAACGGTGATGAGCAAGAACAAGTGCTGAACCGAATGAAGGATGATGAACTGTGGAGGAGTTTGATGGAGGATCGAGAAGAGGTTGGAGGAAAAGTGATGGAGGATCAAGAAGAGGTTGAAACCAGTGAGGAAGTAATTGAGAACAGTCAAGAAGAGCCTATGGTTGAGGCAGAGATCAGTGAGCCTCGGGTTGCGGCAGAGATCAGTGAGGCTCGGGTTGCAGCAGAGATCAATGAGCCTCGGGTTGCGGCAGAGATCAGTGAGGCTCGGGTTGCAGCAGAGATCAGTGAGCCTCGGGTTGCGGCAGAGATCAGTGAAGCTCGGGTTGAGTCTCCGATCAAAGAGCCTCATTTTGGATCTCCGATCAAACAGCCTCATTTTGAGTCTCCGATCAAAGAGCTTCGGGTTGAGGCACATCAAACTCCAACAACACCTTCTGGTGGTAGGACTAAGGCAATGGCTGCAAGGAGAGTAGTTAATTCTCCAATAACCACTTGGGCAGCAGTGATGGAAGCCCGAAAAGCTGTGGAAGCAGAGGAAAAAACTAGTGAGAAAATTGTGGAAGAAGAGACTGAAGAGGCTGAGAAAGTTGTGGAAGAAGAGACTGAGGAACAGACAGGAGAAGTTGAGGAACAGACACGAGAAATTGAGGAATATACCGAGGAAGAAAAGCAAAGGTGGGTCATGGTCGCTTGCAATGCCTGTGAAGATGGTACCAATGAGGAGAGGACGGATGGGAATAAGGAAGCTAGGAGGCCTGGGATCAGACATAGATGCAAGGAGAAGACAATAGCGTatggaaaagagaaaaagactGAACCATCAAAGTGGGAAGAGAAAGACTGA
- the LOC108860695 gene encoding calmodulin-like protein 7 produces MDPTELKRVFQMFDKNGDGSITNKELSETLRSLGIHISDKELTQMMEKIDVNGDGCVDIDEFGELYKTIMDEEDEEEEDMKEAFNVFDQNGDGFITVDELKTVLSSLGLKQGKTLDDCKKMIKKVDVDGDGRVNYKEFRQMMKGGGFSALN; encoded by the coding sequence ATGGATCCAACGGAGCTCAAACGCGTGTTCCAAATGTTTGACAAGAACGGTGACGGTTCAATTACGAACAAAGAGCTGAGCGAGACGTTACGAAGCCTAGGGATTCATATCTCCGACAAGGAGTTGACTCAAATGATGGAGAAGATTGACGTGAATGGTGATGGGTGCGTAGATATAGACGAGTTTGGGGAGCTTTACAAGACGATAATGGAcgaggaagacgaagaagaagaggacaTGAAGGAAGCTTTCAATGTGTTTGATCAGAACGGAGATGGGTTTATAACGGTAGATGAACTGAAGACGGTTTTGTCGTCCTTGGGGCTCAAGCAAGGTAAGACATTGGACGATTGTAAAAAGATGATTAAGAAAGTGGATGTTGATGGTGATGGTAGGGTCAATTACAAGGAGTTTAGACAAATGATGAAAGGTGGTGGTTTTAGCGCTTTGAactaa
- the LOC108863247 gene encoding flavonol 7-O-rhamnosyltransferase-like — MKKPHVLVVPFPQSGHMLPHLDLTHQLLLRGATVTVLVTPKSSPYLEPLRSLHSPEHFKTLILPFPSHPSIPPGVETLQQLPLQALPHMLEALFGLHDPLVDFLNRQPPSDLPDVILGGAFLSPWINKVADAFSLKAIYFLPINAHTISLLWSEEDRGFFDELETATTASYGLVVNTFYELEPEFVECVKTKHLTHHRIWTVGPLLAVKAGADRGGQSSLPPEKVLAWLETCSEDNSVVYIAFGSQIRLTVEQTAALAAALETSGVRFIWAVRDAAKKVNSGDNSGDDVDVIPEGFEERVKDKGLVIRGWAPQTMILEHRAVGSYLTHLGWGSALEGMVGGVVMLAWPMQADHFKNAKLLVDDLGVAVRVGENKDSVPDSGKLAGVLADSVKDDFPERVRLMKLREKGMEAIKEGGSSYNCLDDLVAEMCV; from the coding sequence atGAAGAAGCCACACGTTCTCGTGGTACCGTTTCCACAGTCCGGTCACATGCTTCCACATCTCGACCTTACTCATCAGCTTCTCCTCCGTGGAGCCACAGTCACCGTCCTCGTCACACCTAAAAGCTCTCCTTATCTCGAGCCCCTCCGTTCTCTTCACTCGCCGGAACATTTCAAAACACTAATCCTTCCTTTTCCTTCTCACCCTTCTATTCCTCCAGGCGTCGAGACACTCCAGCAACTTCCTCTACAAGCTTTACCTCACATGCTCGAAGCTCTCTTTGGTCTCCACGACCCTCTCGTTGACTTCCTGAACCGTCAGCCACCGTCGGATCTTCCCGACGTTATCCTCGGAGGCGCTTTTCTCAGCCCTTGGATTAACAAAGTAGCTGACGCTTTCTCTTTAAAGGCTATTTATTTCTTACCCATCAATGCTCATACGATCTCCCTCCTATGGAGTGAGGAAGATAGAGGCTTCTTCGACGAGCTCGAGACTGCCACGACGGCAAGCTACGGTCTCGTCGTCAACACTTTCTACGAACTCGAGCCTGAGTTCGTAGAGTGTGTTAAAACCAAACACCTGACTCACCACCGCATTTGGACCGTCGGACCGTTACTCGCCGTTAAAGCCGGCGCTGACCGCGGCGGACAGAGCTCCCTCCCGCCGGAGAAAGTCTTGGCTTGGTTGGAAACGTGCAGCGAGGATAACTCAGTTGTTTACATCGCTTTCGGTAGCCAGATCCGACTGACGGTGGAGCAAACGGCGGCTCTTGCGGCGGCCTTGGAGACGAGCGGTGTGCGTTTCATATGGGCCGTGAGGGACGCAGCTAAGAAAGTAAACTCTGGAGATAACTCCGGTGATGATGTTGATGTGATTCCGGAAGGGTTTGAGGAGAGAGTTAAGGACAAAGGTTTGGTAATAAGAGGATGGGCCCCACAAACGATGATTCTTGAGCATAGAGCCGTTGGATCGTATCTGACCCATTTGGGTTGGGGTTCGGCTCTAGAAGGAATGGTCGGAGGAGTTGTTATGCTTGCATGGCCGATGCAAGCAGACCATTTCAAAAATGCGAAGCTGCTCGTTGATGACCTAGGAGTTGCGGTGCGAGTTGGAGAGAACAAAGATTCGGTTCCGGACTCGGGAAAACTCGCTGGGGTTTTAGCAGATTCAGTGAAAGATGATTTTCCGGAGAGGGTTAGGTTGATGAAGCTCAGGGAGAAAGGTATGGAGGCCATTAAAGAAGGTGGAAGCTCGTACAACTGCTTGGACGATCTTGTTGCAGAGATGTGTGTGTGA